One Cervus canadensis isolate Bull #8, Minnesota chromosome 1, ASM1932006v1, whole genome shotgun sequence genomic window carries:
- the LOC122421914 gene encoding 60S ribosomal protein L39-like: protein MSSHKTFRQFLARKQKQNHPILQWIRMKTGNKIRYDPKRRHWRRTRLGL from the coding sequence ATGTCTTCTCACAAGACTTTCAGGCAATTCCTGGccaggaaacaaaagcagaatcatcccattctccagtggattcgaatgaaaactggTAATAAAATCAGATACGACCCCAAGAGAAGACATTGGAGAAGAACCAGGCTGGGTCTATAA